The Oncorhynchus nerka isolate Pitt River linkage group LG3, Oner_Uvic_2.0, whole genome shotgun sequence genome includes the window agccatgagaacccccccccccccccccccccgatggTGATCGACTATCGATGATCGCTATGGCACAATCGGgcgatgtaggcttgtacacaatcgcccaaccttaacacacacacacactctctgtgtggttacagtaggctaacgtatgtcaatggttttaggaacaacagtaacatcaggcaggatttaggctactaactgcctagccagttgtacctcaatcttgggtgcaatgatcacgttcccgcactgactgactgtgtggaggctcattgatttaacattacgttagcctacatgctacactagtaaagtaataaatatatagctgtcggctatattagccacaacttaccgttctttgtgcagcttcaaatgtcaaACAAAGTTGGAAGTTGTTGCGCCTCCGTCTGTAATTTTCTTCCAGCATATTTTACAAGTTGCAATCCGTTTGTTGTTGATACAGCGttgtctttatatccgaaaataataatttggggtatgatctttccaagggctccaactgaattcacccgccgacgttcctctgcactgccTCGCACAACCTTTTCTCAcctggcacaatttgattggctgctgtccgattctAACTGTAATCcattaaatgaagagttgatgcgctACACACTTTTTTAAACCGCATCATTTTTAATATTTGGGCTTtgggagggtatcaagtcaggtcgaGTCATAAGGCTCAAGGTCGCGAGTCATTTGCGTTAAAGTCgaaagtcatcatatttgtgactcaaGTCCATACTTCTGTTAGATAGTAATACATGTTCACAAAGAGTCGCTGTTATTTATTCACCCCTTTTCTCCATCTGACAGGTTGTGTAATATTTGAATGAATGAACTTGACTCTACTACGCAGGTGTCCTGGATCTATGAGCCGAAGGAGGGCGAGCGGCTCAACATCGCCGTGTACCACCCTAACTTTGGGGCAAGTTACCCCACATCGCCCCTGAAGGGGCGGGTCCGCTTCACGACGGAGCCCCCCTCCCTCAGCAACCCCTCCATCCAGATCTCAGACGTCAAGATGACTGACGAGGGGAAATACATCTGTGAATACGCCACCTACCCCAGTGGCAACGAACAGGGTGTCACCTCCCTCGTCATGCTaggtaggactgtgtgtgtgtcttaggatgtgtgtgtgtgtccatgttctATTATGTATCTGTGAGTACTCTTTTGCCTCCCTCTACCCCCATCCcatctgacctcaacccccatcccatctgacctcaacccccatcccatctgacctcaacccccaTCCCATCTGACCTCTacccctatcccatctgacctctacccctatcccatctgacctctacccctatcccatctgacctctacccctatcccatctgacctctacccctatcccatctgacctcTACCCCCATCCCATCCGACCTCTACCCCCATCCCATCCGACCTCTACCCTGCAGGTTAAAATTCTGTCTATGCAGCTTAATTGCTATTATAAGTGGTATTGTCAGATCAATTGTGTTTCTGTTAATGGGTTAGAACCATTGCTCTAACCTGGAcgcagctctcccctctctcccctcgggCGTTTATTGATCCGGCTGCTTGTCATGCTTGGTGTCGGCTCTTGTCCTGATTGCTCTATTCACATTCAGcagccatggggagagagggagagaaggggaggggggggaccTGTCTTGTTTTCGTCGGTCTAGTCGTTTATCAATATTGGTATTCATTAATTATTCTCCCTATTCCCTTCATCAGCCAAACCCAGGAACTCTGCCTCCGGGGTAACAGTGATAGCCTCCACTGTCGCCACGGGAGCCCAGCCAGTTGTCGTGGCCCGCTGTGAGTCGGCCGACGGTCGTCCTGCTGCCCAGATCGCATGGGTGACAGCTGTCAACGGCAACGCTACCTCCGCCTCTACGGCGGGCGCTGACAACACCGTGACGGTATCCAGCCAGTACATGCTGGTTCCCACAGCAGCAGACAACGGCAAAGACATCAGCTGTTTGGTGTCCCATCGAACCCAGGCCAAGCCTGAGAGCTTCCTGATGAACCTGGCCATCGAATGTAAGGCCACTGCACACACTGGTGCACacatgcatcacacacacacacacacacttactcatgCAGACCATATAGTCAGACCTTTTTTTAATGTTGCATATACATCCAAATACAATTATTTTCTCTGTGTGGGAAGTCCCACtaattaacctctctctctcagacccccCACAGGTGACCATCCTGGGCTATGATAATAACTGGTATGTGGGTCGGACCAACGTGGCTCTGACCTGTCAGGCTACAGCCAACCCCGTCCCTACCACCATCGCATGGAAAACGTGAGTGTGTGTCCGTCGGCCTGTCTCTTTGTCAGTctgtgtctcggtctctctccttctttaatTATCACTCTATCCACAGGCCACTATAAACCACAGATAGTATTATGATAATGATGATCAACTCGACAGCCACTGGCCTCTTATCTTGATGATGGAGAAATGAAGTGTAACTTTCCATAGTGGAGTTTAGCCGCAGTAGAAACAACAAGCCTGCAGTGTCCTGACTGGCTCCTCCATAATCACTTACTTGTATTCAGTTTTTATAGATATGAAAAGGTGAAAGTTGAAAGTAGGGAGATCTGGGCCAGGTTCCAATACTTATGttttccaccctctcctcctctcctctccctctaaccccAGTATGTCCGGTCAGATGCCAGACACAGTGCAGGTAAAAGAAAATGTGCTGACCGTGCTAAAGGTGGACGAGCAGATCAACACAACCTTCGTCTGCGAGGTCAAGAACCGCCTGGGCACCGGCAAGGACCAGGTCACTGTTATGGTCCGAGGTGAGTCCACACACACCTGAAATGACTGTAATCATACACATGTGCATGCTATGCTACAaacacacctggacacacaccTGAAAACACActtgcgacacacacacacacacacacacacacacacacacacacacacacacacacacacacacacagagggtgtGGTGATGCTTGCCTGTAGTCAGGGAGAGCAGCATGCTCTGTCCCTGGGGTTAGTGGTTGGGGGGCAGTTTACTGGGCCTCTATTCCTCCGTTTGGGTTTTCCATCTATCCATCCTCTACCCTTTGAAACTTTATCACCCATCCCTCCTTGTTTGCATGCAATCCTCTCCTTCTGTTCATACCTATGGATCCTAGCTGTGATGTTTGAGCATCAGAGACAGTTTCAGGTCTCCACACACT containing:
- the si:ch73-22o12.1 gene encoding poliovirus receptor isoform X1 → MAREDARNWHDFTKMIGLFSVVTLLIFQGAVSQRVKVEPEVMSYPSQAVNLRCAFTDAGGIQLTQVSWIYEPKEGERLNIAVYHPNFGASYPTSPLKGRVRFTTEPPSLSNPSIQISDVKMTDEGKYICEYATYPSGNEQGVTSLVMLAKPRNSASGVTVIASTVATGAQPVVVARCESADGRPAAQIAWVTAVNGNATSASTAGADNTVTVSSQYMLVPTAADNGKDISCLVSHRTQAKPESFLMNLAIEYPPQVTILGYDNNWYVGRTNVALTCQATANPVPTTIAWKTMSGQMPDTVQVKENVLTVLKVDEQINTTFVCEVKNRLGTGKDQVTVMVREPSVVPSNAAVVAGAVIGSLLALLLVAALIAVLVTRSRRQQQGYRGNPNHSSFDIKSRLFGSGKKGSKNGTGAGAGGNGVGGNNNSPIYVYKEGSAHDGLTDKANQHVPLHLGGHGEGGVATAPTAQDILLSGELDEAERRKFDQLEDDEESYDHFGGGGPILQLRPPHDQDGIMSGYLDDDMESQRDGSVISRTAVYV
- the si:ch73-22o12.1 gene encoding nectin-2 isoform X2, whose amino-acid sequence is MAREDARNWHDFTKMIGLFSVVTLLIFQGAVSQRVKVEPEVMSYPSQAVNLRCAFTDAGGIQLTQVSWIYEPKEGERLNIAVYHPNFGASYPTSPLKGRVRFTTEPPSLSNPSIQISDVKMTDEGKYICEYATYPSGNEQGVTSLVMLAKPRNSASGVTVIASTVATGAQPVVVARCESADGRPAAQIAWVTAVNGNATSASTAGADNTVTVSSQYMLVPTAADNGKDISCLVSHRTQAKPESFLMNLAIEYPPQVTILGYDNNWYVGRTNVALTCQATANPVPTTIAWKTMSGQMPDTVQVKENVLTVLKVDEQINTTFVCEVKNRLGTGKDQVTVMVRGTRLPVMGPTTSGVIGGLIGVVLLLAVIGSVVVLVRKKRNQHNGDGPPKYKPPPPNKQQTITTSSSTDRLNTSRDPVESKDGSVDHLYYALQDAEPSTDLDAYSDEEYNCDAEELRYAGAPSGWDEPRVNEVPPLYAPNQYKANDYYDKEEDHPPATGTSRGDSFVSQAMFV